One genomic region from Reichenbachiella ulvae encodes:
- a CDS encoding alpha/beta fold hydrolase, protein MELLNYKTFGEGQPMIIVHGFLGSLDNWATLGKRFAEDYQVYLVDQRNHGKSFHSEEWGYDRMVEDLENLIDELGIENPVLLGHSMGGKTVMQFAAFHPEKVEKMIVADIGPKHYPPHHQKILDGLSAVPIETIESRQEAEEVLAKYIPEIGVRTFLMKNIQRSSDRFSWKMNLPVLSAQIEKVGEALSYHLPIEVDTLFIRGGNSNYILDEDWDEITEIFPESELETVEHAGHWLHAEQPDEFYTKVMNFLS, encoded by the coding sequence ATGGAGTTGTTGAATTATAAGACGTTTGGAGAGGGACAGCCAATGATTATTGTCCATGGATTTTTGGGTTCGTTGGACAATTGGGCCACTTTGGGCAAGCGATTCGCGGAAGACTATCAGGTTTATTTGGTAGACCAGAGGAACCACGGAAAATCTTTCCATTCTGAGGAATGGGGCTATGACCGAATGGTAGAGGATCTGGAAAACTTGATTGATGAGCTGGGTATTGAGAACCCGGTATTGCTTGGTCACTCCATGGGCGGAAAGACAGTGATGCAGTTTGCAGCATTTCATCCCGAAAAGGTGGAGAAAATGATCGTCGCTGATATTGGGCCAAAGCACTATCCTCCCCATCATCAAAAGATTTTGGATGGTTTGTCAGCAGTGCCGATAGAAACGATAGAGAGTAGACAAGAGGCTGAAGAAGTATTAGCTAAATATATACCTGAGATAGGGGTGAGAACTTTTCTGATGAAGAATATTCAGCGTAGCAGCGACAGGTTCTCTTGGAAGATGAATTTGCCTGTACTGTCTGCCCAAATCGAAAAAGTAGGAGAGGCTCTGAGCTATCACTTACCTATAGAAGTAGACACCTTATTTATCCGAGGAGGTAATTCGAATTATATATTGGATGAGGACTGGGACGAGATCACAGAGATTTTCCCTGAAAGTGAACTAGAGACGGTTGAGCATGCAGGCCACTGGCTTCATGCGGAACAGCCAGACGAGTTTTACACCAAAGTGATGAACTTTTTGTCATGA
- a CDS encoding SAM-dependent methyltransferase, which yields MSGKLYLIPTVIADNTEEKVLSPQIKEVIKNLDYFLVENLRTARRYISKLRLGLVIEELQFELLDKKTNRSQIEKYLSVVRQGKDVGVISESGCPGVADPGAEAVAVAHQLGIQVVPLTGPSSILMALMASGFNGQSFTFHGYVPIDKKDLVQKIKSMEKDAVQNRQTQIFMDTPYRNQKLFEELLIACSGETQLSVAKGITGEDEYIKTKRIKDWKKESVDLHKVPTIFSIYS from the coding sequence ATGAGTGGAAAACTATATCTGATACCCACGGTCATTGCGGATAATACCGAAGAGAAAGTTTTATCTCCGCAGATCAAAGAGGTGATCAAAAACCTGGATTATTTCCTAGTCGAGAACTTAAGAACAGCCAGACGCTATATCAGCAAACTTCGATTGGGTCTGGTGATTGAGGAATTGCAGTTTGAATTGTTGGACAAAAAAACCAATCGATCCCAAATAGAGAAGTACCTTTCTGTAGTACGACAAGGCAAGGATGTAGGTGTAATTTCAGAATCAGGTTGCCCAGGAGTGGCAGATCCGGGTGCGGAAGCGGTGGCCGTCGCGCATCAGTTGGGTATTCAGGTCGTTCCTTTGACAGGCCCCTCTTCGATTCTTATGGCCTTGATGGCTTCTGGCTTCAATGGTCAGTCATTCACCTTCCATGGTTATGTACCGATCGACAAAAAGGATTTAGTTCAGAAAATCAAATCCATGGAGAAAGATGCCGTTCAAAATAGGCAAACTCAGATTTTCATGGATACTCCATATCGTAACCAAAAGCTGTTTGAAGAGTTATTGATTGCATGTAGTGGCGAAACGCAACTGTCTGTCGCCAAGGGAATCACTGGTGAGGATGAATACATTAAGACTAAAAGAATAAAAGATTGGAAAAAGGAAAGTGTTGATTTGCACAAGGTTCCGACAATATTTTCTATCTACAGCTAA
- a CDS encoding GatB/YqeY domain-containing protein, which translates to MSLKDQINADIKAAMIAKEKEKLTALRSIKSMILLAETEKGASDELSEDAEMKLLMKAAKQRKDSVDVFREQGRDDLADKEQGELDIISEYLPKQLSEEELKAEVSKIIEQVGASGPQDMGKVMGAATKALAGKTDGKAISAVVKSLLN; encoded by the coding sequence ATGAGCCTCAAGGACCAAATCAATGCAGACATAAAAGCGGCTATGATCGCTAAGGAAAAAGAAAAGTTAACTGCTCTAAGATCGATAAAATCAATGATTTTATTGGCCGAAACAGAAAAAGGAGCTAGTGATGAATTGAGCGAAGATGCTGAAATGAAGCTACTCATGAAAGCTGCCAAGCAGAGAAAAGATTCAGTGGATGTTTTTAGAGAGCAGGGAAGGGACGATCTGGCTGACAAAGAGCAAGGCGAACTGGACATCATCAGTGAATATCTGCCTAAACAACTATCCGAAGAGGAGTTAAAAGCAGAAGTGTCCAAAATCATAGAGCAAGTCGGAGCATCTGGCCCTCAGGACATGGGTAAAGTAATGGGAGCTGCTACCAAAGCATTGGCAGGCAAAACAGATGGAAAAGCAATCTCAGCAGTTGTGAAATCATTATTGAATTAA
- a CDS encoding CvpA family protein: MSVVDIVILVFLLVGAVTGFRKGLLMELISIAAFFLAIFLGIQLLDWGIVMLSDYIEGYDNLLPIISFTLIFIGVLILTHMVGKAVKKILDMTLLGSLDDIAGSLLGMAKWALFISIFFWIYHSFGGTLAEERTKGSYLYEPIVSFAPMLFDLVSGFFPHFLEFFEHSEELINQQELNV; this comes from the coding sequence TTGAGCGTTGTAGACATTGTCATTCTGGTATTCCTTTTGGTTGGAGCTGTCACAGGTTTTAGAAAAGGCCTTTTGATGGAACTCATTTCCATAGCAGCCTTTTTTCTGGCCATATTTTTAGGAATCCAATTGCTGGACTGGGGGATAGTCATGCTCTCAGATTACATAGAGGGCTATGACAATCTACTACCGATTATTTCATTTACGCTGATTTTTATCGGTGTATTGATCCTAACCCATATGGTGGGCAAAGCGGTCAAAAAAATTCTAGACATGACCCTTTTGGGTAGTTTGGATGACATTGCGGGGAGTTTGCTAGGCATGGCAAAGTGGGCCTTGTTCATCAGTATTTTCTTTTGGATTTACCATTCTTTTGGTGGCACTCTGGCCGAAGAAAGAACCAAGGGAAGTTACCTATATGAACCAATCGTTTCTTTTGCACCGATGCTGTTCGATTTGGTGTCAGGCTTTTTCCCGCACTTTTTGGAATTTTTTGAACATTCCGAAGAATTGATAAATCAACAAGAACTTAATGTTTGA
- a CDS encoding pyridoxine 5'-phosphate synthase, with amino-acid sequence MTKLSVNVNKIATLRNARGGNNPDIIQVVKDCEKFGTQGITVHPRPDERHITTEDVYNISKVCTTEFNIEGYPDERYMNFIKEVKPAQATLVPDPPDAITSNTGWDTINHESMLRDIVQEIKSYGVRVSIFANPEVDIIEGAAKVGTDRIELYTEPYASGYPKDKKAAVADYVTAANKAKELGLGINAGHDLDLNNLKYLKEQIPFMDEVSIGHALICDALYLGLENTIQMYLKQLK; translated from the coding sequence ATGACGAAACTTAGTGTAAACGTAAATAAAATTGCCACGCTGCGAAATGCTCGTGGAGGGAATAATCCTGACATCATTCAAGTGGTCAAGGACTGTGAAAAATTTGGTACGCAAGGCATCACTGTCCATCCCAGACCGGACGAAAGACACATCACCACAGAAGACGTTTATAATATCAGCAAGGTTTGTACGACTGAATTTAATATCGAGGGGTACCCAGATGAGCGCTATATGAATTTCATCAAGGAGGTAAAGCCAGCCCAGGCAACGCTGGTACCAGATCCGCCGGATGCCATTACTTCCAATACGGGTTGGGACACCATCAACCATGAATCGATGCTCAGAGATATTGTGCAAGAAATAAAATCTTATGGAGTTAGGGTTTCCATTTTTGCTAATCCTGAAGTTGACATCATAGAAGGAGCTGCCAAAGTAGGAACCGATCGTATAGAGCTATACACCGAGCCCTATGCGAGTGGTTACCCAAAGGACAAAAAGGCGGCAGTTGCAGACTATGTGACAGCAGCTAACAAAGCCAAAGAGCTGGGGTTGGGAATCAATGCAGGCCATGATTTGGATCTGAATAATCTCAAATATCTGAAGGAACAAATTCCATTTATGGATGAAGTGTCTATTGGGCATGCCTTGATTTGCGATGCGCTTTATCTGGGATTAGAAAATACTATTCAGATGTACTTAAAGCAGTTGAAATAA